One stretch of Methanobacterium aggregans DNA includes these proteins:
- a CDS encoding isopeptide-forming domain-containing fimbrial protein, whose protein sequence is MKTKILLFTTFLLIMALCGTAAAADTPNNNTNFNSSANLTNSSFNDQTNNNISNVSTDNITISGNVTRCDNGLPFSGVTITANSLNGNFIGTTTTDASGVYTLNFSSDERNFMVTASHTGHVPETKDVAVTPETNNSSENLVGIANFKLGPIPVATVTAPNSTFINETFNFQVSFKDGGDVTGYGPYIELITPSGVTLNPSTVTYLGSSVTVTDNGIFPASGILVDALTGLTVTGTPGSHLLIIQYPLGSFTTLEPEAVLSLNATIDGNATLGVPLNITAYPVFRYGATPTGTTPLRGVSSTAPVTPTVIKLTKTSDAHEQETATGSNYPVIYTLTVDIANGQTVNNVTLVDNIPGNLQFVQIVDPAGGTVIQQPSKTTPGGKIIINFGSITGVLGPDRVVKYTVFAPKFDNTSNYVLDPLTGATSNATNNATVNGTYLSNTVSSSDSYTLKLKSLAVQKGVTDTTNSTNHKPLDILKYTVNFQVSDFFSLKELVINDTLGDGQTFLQDASHTPTLTLHLPSGTYNLNFNLLDSSVFQMIHNSTTGETYLVFNVSQLLINNGFVDGVLEGGNYTGVNNGATQGSINFWSQINVNYENPSNHPIVSNDYIKNSVTGSAKLIENNSSVSDGSGTRIQIVSPTAEKSIYKINGSDPIAGNHVKPGDTVTFSLTVSVPTTNLENFSITDYLPLPFLWTIGFSNGQAPVAQGTLPSTGQWSLAGDDTFSALTGKIPTLVVDPVQNTLSFIYGNAYNATQPMSLVHILFTVTATNEPMADSLYLTNLMNIQYNNTFMETFADNKIVSLKTQEPHITITKTANTTTAQGGDTVTYTIKVQNDGHATAYNVNVIDNFKNLFFPNYVQSITGVTATYQNGQSIDITGLGDLFGTGLNFGTLYPIYAANDSAHVNMDTIIITYQALLGNVYPNQSLTNTANVTNYTSSPLTGSPNYVTNPADYSSTATVTTPKPQFTKSYLGSITGISTGNNLTIGEKGRFRLAVTLPGGQITNLKIVDTLPNGLTYLGYYLNTTGPVYVGSLAPISLSQSGNVLTFLFSGTSNTTSGSNNIFYIDLDFIVANSTSNPAHNPGNPKTNSATLSWTDPGNSPITKTASVNVVEPQLSVTKSFSPNPVQGGQTVTVTITVKNTGSSTAYNTVITDPLNGTNGSQIFDLTSVAEGTTASGFIYNYSNGVVTYTGGDIAVGQTKTFTFTVKILPDLVIGPRYTNTATANYYSLPWDGTNPDTSSRQYTDSGSAVLRTGNPTIGKNILTSSIHGTTGNLTVGEYVTYRIPVTMPTGVFNNLKIVDTLPNGFQYAGVYVVNTTNFSGVIPIPTVTVSGQSITFLFSGLTNSTTSNNPFYIDLQALVLNQTINNATVPTKTNTVSLTWNENTASPFTATKTATIVEPKLSVSKSVTPTTVDGGDKMTVTLNVTNNGGSPAYNLKLTDVLNSTLFDLTKFSYTPVTGFNISITGNTVNIVAADDTTVINPGQTLQFIFTVNAMKDVPSNSSFINNATIQSFRSLPSSYSESRIYPAVTSNNVTISTVAPSASKTINSTSEPDSTGTNVMIGEVVTYQLNLTVPEGKTINVNLNDILSSKLKYLNGSAQIKRSTGNITATGFNFSQVNVFESIDPTTASNIVFNLGNITYTGTDGLHNGTITIIFNAVVLNSQNQRGDTIPNSLTFTYQNATGQTSSSTTSSPALNVIVPQLFSSKQVLSPVPSASVEGGQNVTFRVQVQNNNITNGAPAYNLQVLDLLLPDYTGLDYNHLIITPSNAGIVFHDFSTAGVLNITVDRLMPGEYLNITYNATVNPNVKYGDQNVTNTVNFTGTTLPGDHGTNNATPGNPGADDGKRTGDPFQGALNNLYSNSTATVTARKPTISKVIVGSSQSSVGGQVHYRITITLPAGVTEDMYLTDVMATGTSYVTGSATLTPSTGVLTEFTVPQVSGTGTLNFSIGWINATQSGTLYLDYYGLVGNVLSNQNGVTLTNTANMYFADPQNPGNYLNGGSSQATATVVEPNLQVTKTASKTNLNTGEQFTYTVTVKHTAASTADAYDVQVVDTLPSGLTYVPGSEVLPPTWSLTVSGNTLTFSSPLLTLFDGTAIFTFNCSVNNGYNLAGMNLTNTAVLTYASGPSDNPNRRTGSDGPSGPGVLNDYYTTGNVQVHVLGADLVVKKVGPSSLNAGEPLNYTITVINKGPDTAVNAVLNDTFLVPWFNRLVNPQYSINGGSWINIPSGSWILNLGDIMPGAENNVTIAVRSTLTSSAPSGQINNTATVTSTTADPLPSDNTSTVLTDVGNKDSLIITKTGPSGPLTAGKDSITYTLTIHNNGPSDSSQLTISDNVPGVLTNVEYFVVGYSTVWTEWNNHLLWLQPLTAGQDLVIQIRGYILPNATSSSGEELNSIVATNTANVTSPTDPAGSSDEWNTTVVAQVDVFVEKTGTPNPVIPGGIVTYTINLGNRGPSTAFGVTLNDNVPSVILNPEFSLDNGITWNQWIGSILLGNMEPNQNLTVLLRGTENATNHDNFTNTATVSSQTTDPNTEDKTSSYEIRVKTADIEVKKDASNSTPNYTQNVTFTITVTNYGPDEATGVAVTDLLPDGLKFISSSVDQGFYNSTSGVWTVGTLGNGLNSTLTILAQVFKTGNLTNVVNKTAENEYDPNPENNNDSKTLNVPAAAALSITKTASPLKLHIHETVIFTLIVQNHGPDTAVKVYVEDKLPKGLKYLSSTANYGSYDPNTGIWTIGDLPNGTTAVLTIKCGVEVLGSLENHAHAYSETYDPSLYPTSSVAGVIVTPQPVPNNPDKNGKTVPMKPTAVPLAALLLAVLMIVAGFGFKKR, encoded by the coding sequence GTGAAAACTAAAATATTACTGTTCACAACTTTCTTATTAATAATGGCACTCTGCGGAACAGCAGCAGCTGCAGATACGCCAAATAATAACACAAATTTTAATTCCAGTGCTAATTTAACCAATTCTAGTTTTAATGATCAAACAAATAATAATATTTCTAATGTTTCAACAGATAACATAACCATTTCAGGTAACGTCACTCGTTGCGACAACGGACTGCCTTTCAGCGGAGTCACAATTACTGCTAACTCTTTAAACGGTAACTTCATTGGAACCACAACCACAGATGCTTCTGGAGTTTACACACTGAACTTTTCAAGTGATGAAAGAAATTTCATGGTCACAGCAAGCCACACAGGACACGTACCTGAAACAAAAGATGTTGCTGTGACACCGGAAACAAATAATTCTTCAGAAAATCTTGTAGGTATTGCAAACTTCAAACTGGGACCAATACCAGTTGCAACTGTAACAGCACCAAATTCAACATTTATAAATGAGACCTTTAACTTTCAGGTGAGCTTCAAAGATGGTGGAGATGTTACAGGTTACGGTCCTTACATTGAACTCATAACACCTTCCGGTGTAACCTTAAACCCATCAACTGTGACCTACCTTGGATCAAGTGTGACTGTTACAGATAACGGGATCTTCCCAGCATCTGGAATATTGGTTGATGCACTTACTGGGCTGACTGTTACAGGAACTCCTGGCTCACACCTATTGATAATCCAGTACCCCCTCGGAAGTTTCACAACTCTGGAACCTGAAGCAGTACTCAGCCTCAATGCAACCATAGATGGAAATGCAACACTTGGTGTCCCTCTAAACATAACGGCATACCCAGTGTTCCGTTACGGTGCAACACCAACAGGAACCACACCACTTCGGGGTGTAAGTTCAACAGCACCTGTAACACCAACGGTTATAAAACTCACAAAGACCAGCGATGCCCATGAACAGGAAACAGCCACAGGATCCAACTACCCTGTGATCTACACGTTAACTGTTGATATTGCAAATGGACAAACAGTTAACAACGTAACCCTTGTTGATAATATTCCTGGAAACCTCCAGTTTGTTCAGATAGTTGATCCGGCAGGTGGAACAGTAATCCAGCAGCCATCAAAAACAACCCCTGGTGGAAAAATCATAATCAACTTTGGATCCATAACTGGAGTGCTTGGCCCAGATAGGGTTGTGAAGTACACAGTCTTCGCACCAAAATTTGACAACACATCAAATTATGTACTTGATCCATTGACCGGTGCAACAAGCAATGCAACCAACAACGCGACAGTCAATGGAACCTACCTTTCAAACACAGTTTCCTCAAGTGACAGTTATACACTAAAATTGAAATCACTTGCAGTGCAGAAGGGTGTTACTGATACAACGAATTCAACTAACCACAAACCCCTGGACATTCTGAAGTACACAGTCAACTTCCAAGTATCAGATTTCTTTTCACTCAAAGAACTCGTGATAAATGATACACTTGGTGACGGTCAAACATTCCTTCAGGATGCATCACACACACCAACCCTGACGTTACACCTTCCAAGTGGAACCTACAACCTGAACTTCAACCTTCTTGATTCATCGGTTTTCCAGATGATCCACAACAGCACAACTGGTGAAACCTATCTTGTATTCAATGTATCCCAATTGTTGATAAACAATGGATTTGTTGATGGTGTACTGGAGGGGGGTAATTACACTGGAGTTAACAACGGAGCAACACAGGGTTCAATTAACTTCTGGTCCCAGATAAATGTGAACTATGAAAATCCGTCTAACCATCCAATAGTTTCAAATGATTACATAAAAAATTCAGTAACAGGTTCTGCAAAACTTATTGAAAATAACAGTTCTGTATCCGATGGAAGTGGGACTCGAATACAGATAGTTTCTCCAACTGCAGAAAAATCTATTTACAAGATCAACGGTTCAGATCCTATTGCGGGAAATCATGTTAAACCCGGTGACACAGTCACATTTTCACTCACAGTTTCTGTACCAACAACCAACCTTGAAAATTTCAGCATAACAGATTACCTGCCGCTCCCATTTTTATGGACAATCGGATTTTCAAATGGTCAGGCACCTGTAGCCCAGGGAACTTTGCCATCTACGGGTCAGTGGAGTCTTGCAGGTGATGACACATTCAGTGCTCTTACAGGAAAAATTCCTACCCTTGTTGTTGATCCTGTTCAGAACACATTAAGCTTTATTTATGGAAATGCTTACAATGCAACACAGCCAATGAGTTTAGTTCACATTTTATTCACTGTAACAGCTACAAATGAACCAATGGCAGATTCACTTTACCTCACGAATTTGATGAACATCCAGTACAACAACACTTTCATGGAGACATTCGCAGACAACAAAATTGTTTCATTAAAAACTCAGGAGCCTCATATAACAATCACAAAAACTGCAAACACAACCACAGCCCAAGGTGGAGACACTGTAACCTACACAATAAAAGTTCAAAATGATGGGCATGCAACTGCATACAACGTTAATGTAATTGACAACTTCAAGAACCTTTTCTTCCCTAACTACGTCCAGTCCATAACCGGTGTAACTGCAACATACCAAAACGGCCAATCTATAGATATTACTGGATTAGGCGACCTATTTGGAACTGGTTTAAACTTTGGGACTCTATATCCAATTTACGCTGCAAATGATTCAGCTCATGTCAACATGGACACCATAATCATCACTTACCAAGCGCTGCTGGGCAATGTATATCCAAATCAAAGCTTAACAAACACGGCAAATGTTACCAATTACACATCATCACCCCTAACCGGAAGCCCAAATTATGTGACAAATCCTGCAGATTACAGTTCAACAGCAACAGTAACAACTCCAAAACCTCAATTCACCAAATCATATCTTGGTTCTATTACTGGAATCAGCACAGGAAATAATTTAACAATCGGGGAAAAGGGAAGGTTCAGACTTGCTGTAACCCTTCCTGGAGGGCAGATAACTAATCTGAAAATTGTTGACACACTTCCAAATGGCTTAACATATCTTGGTTACTATTTAAACACAACAGGTCCAGTTTATGTAGGATCTTTAGCCCCCATAAGTTTAAGCCAAAGTGGTAATGTGTTAACATTCCTATTTTCAGGAACATCCAACACAACATCAGGTTCCAACAATATATTCTACATAGATCTTGACTTTATTGTTGCAAACAGCACTTCAAACCCTGCACACAACCCTGGAAACCCAAAAACCAACAGTGCAACACTTAGCTGGACAGACCCTGGAAACTCACCAATAACAAAGACGGCTTCAGTGAATGTTGTGGAACCTCAACTGAGTGTTACTAAATCCTTCAGCCCGAATCCGGTTCAGGGAGGACAAACTGTAACCGTAACGATCACAGTTAAAAATACGGGTAGTTCAACTGCCTACAATACGGTTATAACGGATCCATTAAACGGAACAAACGGAAGTCAGATATTCGATCTAACAAGTGTTGCGGAAGGAACAACAGCTTCCGGGTTTATTTACAACTATTCTAATGGTGTTGTAACTTACACTGGTGGGGACATAGCTGTTGGACAGACAAAAACCTTCACCTTCACGGTTAAAATTTTGCCTGATCTTGTGATTGGACCAAGGTACACCAACACTGCAACAGCAAACTATTATTCACTGCCTTGGGATGGAACAAACCCTGATACAAGCAGCAGGCAGTACACTGACTCAGGTTCGGCTGTACTTCGAACTGGAAACCCCACAATAGGCAAAAACATCTTAACCTCAAGTATACACGGAACAACAGGCAACCTTACGGTTGGGGAATACGTAACATACAGGATACCTGTAACAATGCCAACAGGTGTCTTTAACAACCTTAAAATTGTTGACACTCTTCCAAATGGTTTCCAGTACGCGGGAGTTTATGTTGTTAACACCACAAACTTCAGTGGAGTAATTCCAATTCCAACTGTAACAGTTTCAGGACAATCCATAACCTTCCTGTTTTCAGGTTTAACAAACAGTACAACTTCAAACAACCCATTTTATATAGATCTACAGGCACTGGTTTTAAATCAAACAATTAACAACGCCACAGTTCCAACAAAAACCAACACAGTGAGCCTCACATGGAATGAAAACACAGCATCACCATTTACAGCTACAAAAACTGCAACAATCGTTGAACCAAAACTTTCAGTATCTAAATCAGTCACACCAACAACAGTTGATGGGGGTGATAAGATGACCGTAACCCTTAACGTGACCAACAATGGAGGATCACCTGCCTACAATCTTAAACTCACGGATGTCTTGAATTCAACACTCTTCGACCTAACTAAATTCAGCTACACCCCAGTAACCGGATTTAACATATCCATAACAGGTAATACTGTTAACATAGTTGCAGCCGATGATACAACAGTTATCAACCCTGGTCAAACCTTACAATTCATCTTTACGGTCAACGCAATGAAAGATGTGCCATCCAATTCATCTTTCATCAACAATGCAACGATCCAGAGCTTCAGGTCGCTACCTTCAAGCTACAGTGAAAGCAGGATTTATCCTGCAGTGACTTCCAACAATGTAACTATAAGTACGGTTGCTCCAAGTGCCTCTAAAACAATAAATTCAACTTCAGAACCAGATTCCACCGGAACAAATGTTATGATAGGCGAAGTTGTAACCTACCAACTTAATTTAACTGTTCCTGAGGGAAAAACAATAAATGTTAACTTAAATGATATTTTAAGTTCTAAATTAAAATATTTGAATGGTTCTGCCCAGATAAAAAGAAGCACGGGTAATATAACTGCAACAGGATTCAACTTCAGCCAGGTAAACGTATTTGAAAGTATAGATCCAACAACAGCTTCAAATATTGTATTTAATCTGGGAAACATCACTTATACTGGTACTGATGGACTTCATAATGGCACTATAACCATTATATTCAATGCAGTTGTTTTGAACAGTCAGAATCAGAGGGGGGACACCATACCCAACAGTTTAACATTCACGTATCAAAATGCTACTGGACAGACCAGTTCAAGCACAACCAGTTCTCCTGCTCTAAATGTGATTGTGCCACAGTTATTCTCATCAAAACAGGTTTTAAGTCCAGTTCCATCAGCTTCTGTTGAGGGTGGACAGAATGTGACTTTCAGGGTTCAGGTTCAAAACAACAATATAACCAATGGAGCACCAGCATACAACCTTCAGGTTCTGGATCTTTTACTTCCAGATTACACAGGACTTGATTACAACCACCTTATAATCACTCCAAGCAATGCAGGAATTGTTTTCCATGACTTTTCAACTGCAGGAGTTCTTAACATCACAGTTGACAGGTTGATGCCAGGTGAATATCTGAATATCACCTACAACGCCACTGTAAATCCAAATGTTAAATACGGTGACCAGAACGTTACAAACACGGTTAATTTCACAGGAACAACATTACCCGGTGATCATGGTACAAACAACGCCACACCAGGAAATCCTGGTGCAGATGATGGTAAAAGAACTGGCGATCCATTCCAAGGAGCTCTTAACAACTTATACTCAAATTCAACAGCAACTGTAACTGCAAGGAAACCAACGATTTCCAAGGTAATCGTTGGCAGCAGCCAGTCCTCTGTAGGGGGTCAGGTACATTACAGGATAACCATAACCCTTCCAGCAGGGGTTACTGAGGACATGTATTTAACCGATGTAATGGCCACTGGAACCTCATATGTAACTGGAAGTGCAACTCTAACTCCTTCAACAGGTGTTTTAACAGAGTTCACTGTTCCTCAAGTTTCTGGAACTGGCACACTGAACTTCAGCATTGGCTGGATCAATGCAACCCAATCCGGAACCCTTTATTTGGATTACTACGGACTTGTGGGAAATGTTCTCTCAAACCAGAACGGGGTCACACTCACAAACACTGCTAACATGTACTTTGCAGACCCTCAGAATCCCGGAAATTACTTGAATGGAGGGTCATCTCAGGCAACAGCCACAGTGGTGGAACCAAACCTTCAGGTAACAAAAACAGCCAGTAAAACCAATTTGAACACAGGAGAACAGTTCACATACACAGTAACTGTTAAACACACAGCAGCAAGCACAGCAGATGCATACGACGTACAAGTGGTGGACACACTTCCATCAGGCTTAACCTACGTCCCAGGTTCAGAGGTTTTACCTCCAACATGGAGCTTAACAGTTTCAGGCAACACTTTAACTTTCTCGTCACCATTACTGACATTGTTTGATGGAACTGCAATTTTCACATTCAACTGTAGCGTGAACAATGGCTACAACCTTGCAGGAATGAACCTTACAAACACTGCAGTTTTAACCTACGCATCAGGACCTTCAGATAATCCTAATAGAAGAACGGGAAGTGATGGGCCTTCAGGACCTGGAGTTCTAAATGATTATTACACAACTGGAAATGTTCAGGTGCATGTTTTAGGTGCTGATCTCGTAGTTAAGAAGGTTGGACCCTCCAGTTTGAATGCTGGTGAACCATTGAACTACACAATAACTGTGATAAATAAAGGGCCAGACACAGCTGTAAATGCAGTGTTAAATGATACTTTCCTAGTACCATGGTTTAACCGTCTTGTTAACCCACAGTACTCCATTAATGGAGGATCATGGATCAACATACCTTCAGGTTCATGGATCTTAAACTTGGGAGACATAATGCCTGGTGCAGAAAACAATGTAACAATCGCTGTAAGATCAACGCTTACTTCCTCAGCACCTTCAGGACAGATAAACAACACAGCAACTGTAACATCAACAACTGCAGATCCCTTACCATCGGATAACACGAGTACGGTTTTAACAGACGTTGGAAACAAAGATTCTCTTATAATTACAAAAACAGGACCTTCAGGACCTTTAACCGCTGGAAAAGATAGCATAACCTACACACTGACCATACACAACAATGGCCCATCTGACTCATCACAGCTGACAATATCCGACAACGTTCCAGGAGTGCTCACCAATGTTGAGTACTTTGTTGTGGGATACAGCACAGTTTGGACTGAATGGAACAATCATTTACTATGGTTACAGCCTTTAACAGCAGGCCAAGACCTTGTAATACAGATAAGAGGATATATTCTTCCAAATGCCACATCATCATCAGGTGAGGAGTTAAACAGCATAGTGGCTACAAACACTGCGAATGTAACTTCCCCAACGGATCCTGCAGGCAGTTCTGATGAGTGGAACACCACAGTAGTGGCTCAGGTTGATGTTTTTGTTGAGAAAACAGGAACACCAAACCCGGTTATTCCTGGAGGCATTGTAACTTACACCATAAACTTAGGTAACAGAGGACCTTCAACAGCATTTGGAGTAACTTTAAATGATAATGTTCCATCAGTTATTCTTAATCCCGAATTCAGCCTCGACAATGGAATAACATGGAACCAGTGGATTGGAAGTATTTTACTGGGTAATATGGAACCCAACCAGAATTTAACAGTACTTTTAAGGGGAACTGAGAATGCAACCAATCATGACAACTTCACGAACACTGCAACAGTTTCATCCCAGACAACTGATCCCAACACAGAAGATAAAACATCTTCCTATGAAATAAGGGTTAAAACAGCTGATATAGAGGTTAAAAAAGATGCAAGTAACTCAACACCTAACTACACTCAGAATGTGACCTTCACAATTACTGTGACCAACTACGGTCCTGATGAAGCTACAGGAGTTGCTGTAACTGATTTACTTCCAGATGGTCTGAAATTTATATCTTCATCTGTTGATCAGGGATTCTACAACTCAACAAGTGGTGTTTGGACAGTTGGAACACTCGGAAATGGGCTCAATTCAACTTTAACCATACTTGCTCAGGTTTTTAAAACAGGAAACTTAACCAATGTTGTCAATAAAACTGCAGAAAATGAGTACGATCCTAACCCTGAAAATAACAACGATTCAAAGACTCTGAACGTGCCTGCAGCCGCAGCGCTTTCAATAACCAAAACAGCCAGTCCACTAAAACTTCACATCCATGAAACAGTGATTTTCACTTTAATAGTGCAGAATCATGGTCCTGACACAGCTGTGAAGGTTTACGTTGAGGATAAACTTCCAAAGGGATTAAAATATTTATCTTCAACTGCTAACTATGGATCATACGATCCAAACACTGGAATATGGACAATTGGAGATCTTCCCAATGGTACAACAGCAGTTTTAACAATCAAATGTGGTGTTGAAGTTTTAGGGTCTTTAGAGAACCATGCACATGCTTATTCGGAAACATACGACCCAAGTCTTTATCCCACTTCATCTGTAGCAGGAGTCATTGTAACTCCCCAGCCAGTGCCAAATAATCCCGATAAAAATGGAAAAACAGTTCCAATGAAACCAACAGCTGTACCACTTGCAGCACTTTTACTGGCCGTGCTCATGATTGTTGCGGGGTTTGGATTTAAAAAACGGTAA
- a CDS encoding 4Fe-4S binding protein, which translates to MIVVNKEDCIRCGACQGTCPTAAIVVSPEDVAYCNVCGDEPKCVDICPTGALKTDELAIDESGKNQTRIVFNPNLCNECGDCVDICPPKTLKLEEGEKIPLEGYCVMCQKCADICPVEVIGIEGVKEPKTMDVELEGPIDIIDCVGCGMCVEECPVDAITLPEIGESISIDEETCIKCGVCAQTCPWNAVYISAKKPVKRAKEMLKFEVDDDTCIGCNVCVEECPGDFITPKPASLSVELPEVCTACGLCEKLCPVDAIDLEVELGPAKPASEEGLVWDESKCDFIGACANTCPNDAMRVVTQTGMEVPSQTKVDGEPAFAMCTRCGACTTACPEGALSISEIEKVVDGETVKRSRIEYSPDKCTQCGDCVEVCPYNMLKLTEDEKVPLKGFCILCDQCIPACPKNALSIK; encoded by the coding sequence ATGATAGTAGTCAATAAGGAAGACTGCATTAGATGCGGGGCATGTCAAGGCACATGTCCAACAGCAGCCATAGTAGTGTCACCTGAAGATGTGGCTTACTGCAATGTCTGTGGTGATGAACCAAAATGTGTGGATATCTGCCCAACCGGTGCATTGAAAACTGACGAACTTGCAATTGATGAGAGCGGTAAAAACCAAACTCGTATAGTGTTCAACCCAAATCTGTGCAATGAATGTGGAGACTGTGTGGATATTTGTCCACCAAAAACACTGAAACTTGAAGAAGGGGAAAAGATTCCACTCGAAGGATACTGTGTTATGTGCCAGAAATGTGCTGACATATGTCCTGTTGAAGTCATAGGAATTGAAGGCGTTAAAGAGCCTAAAACTATGGATGTGGAACTTGAAGGACCTATAGACATCATCGATTGTGTTGGATGTGGAATGTGTGTTGAAGAATGTCCAGTTGATGCAATAACCCTTCCAGAAATTGGAGAAAGCATTTCAATAGATGAGGAAACCTGTATAAAATGTGGTGTCTGTGCACAGACCTGCCCATGGAATGCAGTTTACATCTCAGCTAAAAAGCCAGTGAAACGTGCAAAGGAAATGCTCAAATTTGAAGTGGACGATGACACCTGTATAGGTTGTAACGTATGTGTTGAAGAATGTCCAGGAGACTTCATAACACCAAAACCAGCTTCATTATCAGTGGAGCTCCCAGAAGTATGTACAGCATGTGGACTGTGCGAAAAATTGTGTCCTGTGGATGCAATAGACCTTGAAGTTGAACTCGGACCAGCAAAACCTGCTTCTGAAGAAGGACTTGTATGGGACGAGAGCAAATGTGACTTCATAGGTGCATGTGCAAACACCTGTCCTAACGATGCAATGAGGGTAGTTACCCAAACAGGAATGGAAGTTCCATCCCAGACAAAAGTCGATGGAGAACCAGCATTTGCTATGTGTACCCGTTGCGGTGCATGTACAACTGCATGTCCTGAAGGAGCACTCTCAATTTCAGAGATAGAAAAAGTCGTTGATGGTGAAACCGTCAAACGAAGCAGGATAGAGTACAGCCCTGACAAATGTACCCAATGTGGAGACTGTGTTGAAGTTTGTCCATACAACATGCTCAAACTCACAGAAGATGAAAAAGTACCCCTCAAAGGGTTCTGCATACTCTGTGACCAGTGCATACCTGCATGTCCGAAAAACGCATTATCCATCAAATAA
- a CDS encoding CooT family nickel-binding protein, giving the protein MCESTVYSTDGEKIMEDVLHIKIEGEKIHLADVLNQAKDIKGKIVEIDLDKHGIYIELI; this is encoded by the coding sequence ATGTGTGAATCAACAGTTTACAGTACAGACGGCGAGAAAATCATGGAAGATGTGCTCCACATAAAAATTGAAGGGGAAAAAATTCATCTTGCAGATGTTCTGAACCAGGCAAAGGATATTAAAGGCAAAATCGTTGAGATAGACCTGGACAAACATGGAATATACATTGAACTAATTTAA